gggggacctagtgaatgacctgcagagagcggggaccaaagtaacaaagcctaccatcagcaagggcattaaaGATGAAACGTGACCATGATCCCAAAaccaccgcccgggcaacgaaggagtggcttcgtaagaagcatttcaaggtcctggagaggcctagccagtctccagatctcaaccccatagaaaatctttggagggagttgaaagtccgtgttgcccagcaacagccccaaaatatcactgctctagaggtgatcagcatggaggaatgggccaaaataccaacaattgtgtgaaaaccttgtgaagacttaaagaaaatgtttgacctctgtcattgccaacaaagggtatataacaaagtattgagataaacttttgttattgaccaaatacttattttccaccataatttgcaaataaattcattaaaaatcctacaatgtgattttctggaatttcttttctcattttgtctgtcatagttgaagtgtacctatgatgaaaattacaggcctctcatctttttaagtgggagaacttgcacaattggtggctgactaaatacttttttgccctatTGTATGTATTTCCACATTATGAATATGCATACTCATTCAAATATTGTACATGACAACCTAATTTTTCCTGTATTGATGACACTTTCATAACGAGGTACATAATATTTATGATGGAAGAAATGTGTAAGAGTTTGGTTTTATATTCATAGCAAATTACTATTTTTTAGTAATGGGGAAAAAATATCCAAATATTGTAAATGAGAAGTGATTTTTCTAGCAATTTTTTCCAAGGGAAAGTGTACCCAATgaatgtgattctatatgtggaTGCCACTGTGAAAAAATAAAATGGGGACAGAAATAAAGAAACTGTCTTGGTAGTGTTCTTACTTTGGCTCCACTCCATATATTGAGAAAAAGCCCTTGCCTTCTATGGACAAAACTCCATTTATCAGGCCACTTACAGTCAAAGTAAATGAATGCTCTACACTGTGAGTTCATGTAGTTTCATTGTGGTCAACAACAAAGAAGAAAACAACAGCTTTATAGAAGATATTTAAGTAGCACAATTCCTACATAGTTTTATTAACAAAAAGCAAGAAGACAGAAGCCCAACAAGAATCAAGAGCAAGCTTCAAATAATTGACAAGAGAGATCAGTCATTGTGTCAaatatttattattttaaaacGTTTATTGATTAAATTCATGAAGGGAACTGAATAGTACATCTCTTTCTCCAGTGTACAGCAAACCACAGCTGATAAGTGTGTTTCATAGCACACGAGGCATGTCAATACATGCACAATTGTGTGTGCGAATGTGTGTATGTTCTGTATATTGAATATAAAACACACAACTATATTTATATACACATAATGAATAGAAATCATACAGTCTGGAATTTGATCCCATTTCTCCACTGCTTGGCTTGCATCACCCAGAGCTCAGGTTGTGGCACTGTCATGTTCCCCATCTCAATGGTTGTCTGGTTAGGGTCACATAGAGATTTCCCAAACCCACATCATGGCCACCTCAGCCTACACCAGTTACCCTCAAGCAGAGGGAGAGGTATTCAGGGCCCGATGTGTGTAGGAAGTGTTACGGTCAAGGTTCTCATTGCTCCATCACTAATGCTCCCCCATAGCAGACGCTCAGGAAGGAAACAGTCTCTCACTGCCATCCTGCCACTCACTCACAGTCAAGCAGAACACTGGAGTAAGACTTCGGTTAAACAGGTAACCAGATAGTCACAAGTCCGAGAAAGAAACATGACGAAACCACCAGGCATACACGTGTTAATAGTTCAGAACATTTTGCAAGCTCCTTGATAGCTTATGAATACTAAAATGCATGTCAGATACCTTATACATACCCCTTCAAACAGTGTTAagtgctgaacacacacacacacacacacacacacacacaaggctaaccagtcagctatggatcaggATCACTGCACCGACTACAATAAACCTCCCATTTGTTGTCAACACCATCCTCCTGGCACAAACCAAATGCACCCTGCATTGATAGATGTTATAATTAAAATGCACCACAAGTGGCTGAAGCTAAGGGGGTTGAATCCATAGCTGAGAGGTGCTGATATGAGGTGTTTGGTGCATGGGAGTAGAGGCCAGAGGCTGGAGTGTGGTTGGAGAGTGGTTCCTGGCCTCTCTCCCTGAGGGCTACCTGGGCCCCTACAGACCCTAACCCCAAATTACTACACCCAGTGGGTCTCTATGGCAACAGTCCAATAAGGGGAGACACAGAGTTTCTAACTATTTCATTAACAACATATTGGCAGTATCATTGTTTTAAAAAAGTGGaagatttttttcttcttttaaaAACAAACTTAGCGCACAATAAGACTGCAGTGAGTGGTGATGGCAGAGCATTGCATCCCAGCCAGGGCCATGGGAGTGGTTCACTGCTCTGAAAACCTCTCTAGAAACCGGTCGTTGGCTAGAGATtaaggggaagaggagaaaaaGCTTGGCAAAAAAAGAGAACCAAAGATAAGATAGATGTCACCAGTTCTGTCCATTGGATTAGTTGCTAAAGGTTGCCTATCAATCATAATCCTCATGATATTTTCCCATCAAGTCCAAAAACAAACCAGAAGTTCATAATGGGTTGGGATGAGCCATACAGGTGTCTGAAAAGTCCAAATAAAAAATGTACGAAGGTTGTGAACCCCTTCCCCAGTAAAGATGTTTTACTTAGTCCCCCATTCCAACAACAGACCCCACCcctcacccccccaaaaaactaagAAAATCATAAAAAAAAAGTGAGTCCTCCACTTCGGGTGCACAGTTTCACTTGACTCAATGTCCCGTGTGAAGTGGAATGAGAAGGACAAAATAGATACCGATGTAAGAATATATGCATATAGAAATCTGAGCATTATGGCCATCACTTGTCTGCTTGCAGATCCTTCAAGAAACGAGGATCACTGTTAAATAGTGCTCATCTGCTGAATTCCAAATAACACTTCTGACTTCTAATCAAAtctgtacatttattttttttcttcatgaTTTTTGTCCAAAGGGGACTTTTTTCccattatatatttattaaatcTATCTTGTCTTAATTTAGATGCTTGGAGTCccatcctgtgtgtgttctctggagCAGACGCTGCTGGACTTTGTGAGTGGGTTTGAGTTCGCTAGCAGCACTTTTTCTTTCGTTTACTGTTCTTGGTGAGTTTGACCACGTCattctgttgctgctgctgctgcttggccTGCACCTCCTTCTTGGCTCTCAGCACTAGCTCTGTGATGCAGTTAAACATCTGTGGGGAAAACACAAAAACAACATGGTGAACGCCATCAACTACAGTTAAACATCTGTGGGGAAATCACAAAACAACATGGTGAACGCCATCAACTACAGTTAAACATCTATGGGGAAATCACAAAACAACATGGTGAACGCCATCAACTACAGTTAAACATCTATGGGGAAATCACAAAACAACATGGTGAACGCCATCAACTACAGTTAAACATCTGTGGGGAAATCACAAAACAACATGGTGAACGCCATCAACTACAGTTAAACATCTATGGGGAAATCACAAAACAACATGGTGAACGCCATCAACTACAGTTAAACATCTATGGGGAAATCACAAAACAACATGGTGAACGCCATCAACTACAGTTAAACATCTATGGGGAAATCACAAAACAACATGGTGAACGCCATCAACTACAGTTAAACATCTGTGGGGAAatcacaaaacaacacaatatgGTAAACAATCAACTACATTGTTTTGGATGAGAGATTGTTATATATTTCCTCCAATGAAGCAACAACCTCACCTTCAAGCCTGTGTTCCATGAACAATTCTACCCACTCAACTTTCCATTACTAATATTACAGGGTCCCTGGCCAATGACTTACCTCTTCCACATTGATGTTCTCTTTTGCACTCGTCTCAAAGAGGTTGATGCTCATCTGCTCTGCAAACTTCTGTGCGTCAGTCGTCTCCACCACCTTTGAGTTGGGATCGTCGTTCTTGTTTCCCACTAAGGCAGAATAGGAATAGAAAGACCTTTTTAGCGTTCTGCTCAACTGCATGTAGGATCCGTTCAAATCTGTTGCATTTTTTCCAGATTCCTCAGTTTCGTTTTCCCCGGTTTCAGATTATTTGAtgtttttcactctcaaaattACACTTTTTTAAATAGATAAAACAAAATGGTATGTTCTGTGTTCATGTCGATGCAATAATTGATAGACAAATATGTGCACTGCACACAGACAGGGGTATTCCTATTCTGTTGCTTCATTATTTTCATGTCTTATGAGAAATTTGTGCAACTTAATAAATGTTATAATTAGTTAACAGCTTTCAATAagttaaattattttttatattgtTGAATTCCATTTTAATGTCTGGATTCCGCGATTCCGTCCACTGCAAGGATTTCATACGGCCTTAAGCAGCAAAAACACTGCACCGAGTAAAGGTATTTGAAACAGGTGGACTGGACTCACCTAATATTCGACACACGTCATCACAGTTCTGGTTGATTTCATGTAGCCATCGTTTCACATTGACAAAGGATTCGGCACTTGTGACATCATATACCACTATGACCCCATGTGTTCCTCTGTAGTatctggagacagagacagaaagagagagcagtcaGCATGCTGACCTCACGTCCAATAGGGAGAGCCTAACTTAGACAACAGAGTCACActattacacaaacacacattggcGATTTCAATCAATCCCAACTGATGTTAACAAAGCAAAGAGTATGATTGAAGACAAATGAGCCCAGGACTGCACATGCTCACAATTAAGATGCGATGCTTCTTTATGATCCAATAGACTTAGACCTTTTCCAATAAATGGCACAATATAGACAATTTATTTCCTTTGTCATTCCTATAACAGCCAAAATGAACTGAAAGCGTATAACATATACACTGACTCCACATGCTGCTCAGAGTTCAATAATCCATATTAATTATAGTGTTCCTGAAAGGATGAGAGCAAGAAGGAGTGTCTCTGAGGCAGGGTGGGGCAACGGTCAGCAGGAAGCCAGGGATAATGCTCACCACAGTTTTCCTTTGAAGACGAAAGAGTCCAGTGGACTATGACAAAGACTGATGTACAGGTaattgccaaaataaaggaaacactttatttttattgaaccgttattttaccaggtaagttgactgagaacacattctcatttacagcaacgacctggggaatagttacaggggaaaggagatggatgaatgagccaattataagctggggatgattaggtggccatgatgttttgagggccagattgggaatttagccagcaCCCCTTTATCCACagatgggaccgcagtggagaaggtggaaagcttcaagttcctcggcgtacacatcatacAGACAGTGGGGTGAAGAAGGCActacagcacctcttcaacctcaggagtctaaagaaatttggcttaacaCCTAAAAcgctcacaaacttttacagatgcacaattgagagcatcctgtcgggctgtatcacctggTACTGCAACTGCATAGACCACAACctcaaagctctccagagggtggtgcggtctgcccaacgcattaccAGGGGCAAACTTCCCAccctcctggacacctacagcacccctgatgtcacaggaaggccaaaaagatcacccacccgagccactgcttgttcaccccgctaccatccagaaggcaaggtcagtacaggtgcatcaaagcagggactgagagactgacaaacagcttctatctcaaggccatcagactgctaaacagccatcaccagCACATCAGAGGCAGCTGCCTATAGGCATAGATTAGGGATCACTGGCAACTTTTAGAAATGGATCACTAGCCACTTAAATAATGTCCTGTATCTAGCATTACTCATCCCATACGTATAAATTGTactatttgagtcaattggaggtgtacctgtaaggcctaccttcaatcgcagtgcctcttttcttgacatcatggaaaaatccaaagaaatcagaaaaataattgcagacctccacaagtctggttcatctttgggagcaatttccaaacacctgaaggtaccacgttcatctgtacaaacaatagtacgcaagtataaacaccatgggaccacgcagccatcataccgcgcaagaaggagacgctttctgtctcctagagatgaacgtactttggtgcgaaaagtgcaaatcaatcccagaacagcagcaaaggacctggaggaaacaggtacaaaagtatctatatccacagtaaaacgagtcctagatcaacataacctgaaaggcagctcagcaaggaagaagccactgctccaaaaccgacaaaaaaaagccagactacagtttgcaactgcacatggggacaaagatcatactttttagagaaatgtcctctggtctgatgaaagaaaaatataattgtttggccataatgaccatcgttatgtttggaggaaaaagggtgaggcttgcaagccgaagaacaccatcccaaccgtgaagcacaggggtggcagcatcatgttgtgggggtggcagtagcatgttgtgggggtgctttgctgcaggagggactggtgcacttcacaaaatagatggcgtcatgagaaaagaaaatgatgtggatatattgaagcaacatctcaagacatcagtcaggaagttcaagcttggtcgcaaatgggtcttccaaatggacaatgaccccaagcatacttccaaagttgtggcaaaatggcttaaggacaacaaagtattggagtggccatcccaaagccctgacctcaatcctatagaaaatgtgtgggcagaactgaaaaagcgtgtgcaagcaagaaggcctacaaacctgactcagttacaccagctctgtcaggaggaatgggccaaaatgcacccaacttattgtggaaagcttgtggaaggctacccaaaacgtttcacccaagttaagcaatttaaaggcaatgctaccaaatactaattgagtgtatgtaaacttctgacccactggggatgtgatgaaagaaataaaagctgaaataaatcattctctcttctattattctgacatttcacattcttaaaataaagtggggatcctaactgacctaagacagggaattgtttattgtcaggaattgtgaaaaactgagtttaa
This sequence is a window from Oncorhynchus keta strain PuntledgeMale-10-30-2019 chromosome 14, Oket_V2, whole genome shotgun sequence. Protein-coding genes within it:
- the LOC118393123 gene encoding ras-related protein Rab-35-like, giving the protein MARDYDYLFKLLIIGDSGVGKSSLLLRFADNTFSGSYITTIGVDFKIRTVEINGEKVKLQIWDTAGQERFRTITSTYYRGTHGVIVVYDVTSAESFVNVKRWLHEINQNCDDVCRILVGNKNDDPNSKVVETTDAQKFAEQMSINLFETSAKENINVEEMFNCITELVLRAKKEVQAKQQQQQQNDVVKLTKNSKRKKKCC